In one Aquila chrysaetos chrysaetos chromosome 24, bAquChr1.4, whole genome shotgun sequence genomic region, the following are encoded:
- the KCNA2 gene encoding potassium voltage-gated channel subfamily A member 2, with product MTVATGDPADEAAALPGHPQDTYNPETDHECCERVVINISGLRFETQLKTLAQFPETLLGDPKKRMRYFDPLRNEYFFDRNRPSFDAILYYYQSGGRLRRPVNVPLDIFSEEIRFYELGEEAMEMFREDEGYIKEEERPLPENEFQRQVWLLFEYPESSGPARIIAIVSVMVILISIVSFCLETLPIFRDENEDMHGSGLSHPPYSNSSMGYQQSTSFTDPFFIVETLCIIWFSFEFLVRFFACPSKAGFFTNIMNIIDIVAIIPYFITLGTELAEKPEDGQQGQQAMSLAILRVIRLVRVFRIFKLSRHSKGLQILGQTLKASMRELGLLIFFLFIGVILFSSAVYFAEADESESQFPSIPDAFWWAVVSMTTVGYGDMVPTTIGGKIVGSLCAIAGVLTIALPVPVIVSNFNYFYHRETEGEEQAQYLQVTSCPKIPSSPDLKKSRSASTISKSDYMEIQEGVNNSNEDFREENLKTANCTLANTNYVNITKMLTDV from the coding sequence ATGACAGTTGCTACTGGAGATCCTGCAGACGAAGCTGCAGCTCTTCCCGGTCACCCGCAGGACACGTATAACCCTGAGACCGACCATGAATGCTGCGAGAGGGTGGTCATTAATATTTCGGGTCTGCGCTTTGAGACACAGCTCAAGACACTAGCCCAGTTTCCAGAGACCTTACTAGGGGATCCTAAAAAGAGAATGAGATATTTTGACCCACTCCGGAATGAGTATTTCTTTGACCGGAACAGACCAAGCTTCGATGCGATTTTGTACTATTACCAGTCTGGTGGGAGGTTGCGGAGGCCGGTTAATGTGCCCTTAGATATCTTCTCGGAAGAGATTCGTTTCTATGAACTGGGGGAAGAAGCGATGGAGATGTTTCGGGAGGATGAAGGCTACatcaaagaagaggaaagacccTTGCCTGAGAACGAGTTTCAGAGACAAGTGTGGTTGCTCTTTGAGTACCCTGAGAGCTCAGGCCCTGCCAGGATTATAGCTATTGTCTCCGTCATGGTGATTTTAATCTCCATCGTCAGCTTTTGCCTGGAAACTTTGCCCATTTTTCGGGATGAGAACGAAGACATGCATGGCAGCGGGCTGAGCCATCCCCCCTACTCCAACAGCAGCATGGGGTACCAGCAGTCCACCTCTTTCACAGACCCGTTCTTCATCGTGGAGACACTTTGCATCATCTGGTTCTCCTTCGAGTTCTTGGTGAGGTTTTTCGCCTGCCCCAGCAAGGCTGGGTTTTTTACCAACATCATGAACATTATAGACATCGTAGCCATCATTCCCTATTTCATCACCTTAGGGACGGAGCTGGCCGAGAAGCCGGAGGATGGTCAGCAAGGCCAGCAAGCCATGTCCTTGGCCATCCTCCGCGTCATCCGCTTGGTGCGGGTCTTCAGGATCTTCAAACTCTCCCGACACTCCAAGGGGCTGCAGATCCTGGGGCAGACTCTCAAGGCCAGCATGCGGGAGCTGGGCCTcttgatatttttcctctttatcgGCGTCATCCTCTTCTCCAGCGCCGTCTACTTTGCCGAGGCCGACGAGAGTGAGTCCCAGTTCCCGAGCATCCCCGATGCCTTCTGGTGGGCCGTGGTTTCCATGACGACTGTTGGCTACGGAGACATGGTCCCCACGACCATCGGGGGGAAAATAGTGGGTTCCTTGTGTGCCATCGCTGGCGTATTAACGATTGCCTTACCGGTGCCCGTCATAGTGTCTAACTTCAATTACTTCTACCACCGGGAGAcggagggagaggagcaggctCAATATTTGCAAGTAACCAGCTGCCCAAAGATCCCCTCTTCCCCTGAcctaaagaaaagcagaagtgccTCTACGATTAGTAAGTCTGATTATATGGAGATTCAGGAAGGCGTAAACAATAGCAATGAGGATTTTAGGGAGGAGAACTTGAAGACAGCCAATTGCACCCTAGCTAACACAAACTATGTGAATATCACCAAAATGCTAACCGATGTCTAG